The Arvicanthis niloticus isolate mArvNil1 chromosome Y unlocalized genomic scaffold, mArvNil1.pat.X SUPER_Y_unloc_4, whole genome shotgun sequence DNA window cttgtgcatTAGACTGGCATGCTTTTCACATGCAGGCAGCTTCTATGTTAATAGGAAGGGGATAGTGGAGGAAAGGGATTGACAGTGCCTGGGAGACTGTTGGTAATGTATTGCCTCAAAAGTCACAAAATATTTCTTCAGTAAATATGCATCAAAATGCACAGTGAGATCAACAGGGGCTGGTGCTAAAGGGGACGACTTTGTTTCCCATACAAAGGGTAGGATACTCTTAAGTAGTGATTGGTGTCCCTGGCCAATGTGTGATTGGTGTTCCTAATCACACATTCCCTGCTGCACAAGGGCCCCACTTACTTTTTGGGCGGAACACCATGAGATTGGTCTCCATCGTCTAAACTTTGGAGCTCTTACCCCAACCCCCCACAGTTCTCCTTAACCAATTCACCCTCTTTGCTGCCGATGCCCAGAGAGAACACTTAAGGATACAGCTTTAGCCCAGAAGCCTGGGATGCCCTGGATTATGGTCTTTCTGCGCTGAAAGTAAGGTCCACGCGCTTTGGCCACCCTTGCTTTAATCCGGGCTAAAGCTCCACTACAGCGGGCATTCACAAAGCTGAGCTCCAGCTGAAGAAGTTCCAGCTCCTCTATTTTAGATCTGCCTTCTGTAGGCCCACCACTTGACTGTGGCAACCTTTGTATCGCATGCTGGTCTTTAGAATCACATGCCTGCTCTGGGTCCTTTTCCAGCTCAGGCTGCTGATCTTGTTCACCTTCCTGCTTGTGCTCCTTTACCTCTTCACCCTCATTCTTGACATCCACCACCTCTGTGACTTTCAACTCCCCGATAGCAGCCTCGTCCCCCTCCTCACACGTGTCAGGGTGATGTACCACCTCTGCAAGGGATACCCCGTCCTCCACAGGACCACCTATTACCAGAGGCTTCACCATCTGATTGTCCCCAGCAGGAGCACCTGGGCTCTGCTCTGGTGCCTGAACTTGGGCCTCTCCTTCCAGAAGTCTGCTTTCCAGGAGTTCCAGCTCCCGGAATTCCTGGGGAGCCATGCTCACACTCCCCTCCTCGGGACTCTCCATAGGATGCTCAACCTTGTACAAGGACTCTTGCGCCTCAAGCCAGCAGGACCCTTCAATGCTACACCCTGATGGTCTTCCGAGTCGCCAACCAGCCTCTGAGTTTTTCCCGGCAGCCCCTCATAGCAGACTCAGTTGCTATCGGGACTGGGTGGGCTACTGTGACGTCAGCAGGAGACGGGACTCAAATTGTCTTGCATTAAGAAGTACACAGGTAATCTTGCCCGCCTCCAACCAGCCTGGTGCACAAGCACAGCCCTCACCCAGTCCCCGGGTTCTAGTCCTGTGCTCACACCTTGCCACTTCTCAAGGTGGCCTTAAGCTTGTGCCTGTGACCCCGAAGAGGTCACAacttgttttagacagtgggtagaatgggCTATCCAAACACCCGCATAACCTATGCCACGGTGTCATTTCTCCCTGAAACATACAAGTTGGCAAGTACTTGGCGTGTTTGTTGGGGTGCTGTTGTACTTTACTACTGTTGATGCACTTTCACTCATTGGTCAGATGAACAGGTAGGTATGTGCTCCTCTACTGAATGACTGTCCTTGCCAAACCTTGAGCTGTTGGTGACGTCATTTGGGCATTAGGTCCACTTCTTGCATACCTTTCTATTTAGCAAAGAGGGATGAAATCCTGTCCCTAAGCAGGATTCATACATACTAAGCAAGGTGTTGCTCAGCTGACAGAGTTGAGAATGAATCATCCCTCAAGTCCTGCACAGAACTATAAGCAAAGTGGTTCCCTTAGAGGTCAAGGCTTTGAGGATTATAATGAAGTGGAGTGCTGGTGCATGGTgtattatttaacaaaataggAGCAAGGTGGTCTCCTTTCATAGCTACAGAAAAATCAGGAATACTTTTTGTTCATAACGCAAAAGTATATTTAGTCCAATGTCAACAACCCTCATAGTCTGTACAGTCTCAACAcggtttaaaagtccaaagttcaaagtctcttctaaggCTCAAGGCAGTCTTTTAACTTCAAACCCCCtattaaatcaaaatgaaaaagcagatcacatactttcaaCATACAATGACATAGAATACatgttaccattccaaaatggagGAAGGTATCATAATGAGAAAATagtggaccaaagcaagactgaaaactgGGTACTCTCCGCCTGAACTctccatctccatgtctgatgtccaactcctttcagctttgttgaccgCAACACACTTCTTTCACTTGTAATGGTTCTACTCCTTTGGAGCAGGTtttctcagcaggtatcccagggctctggcatctctaacatcttgaggtctccaaggcaatcaAGGTtttaccttcacagcttcacacagtggCTTCTCTGAGCCTCCATTGAAGCACACACACCTAGCTAGGCTTTCCTTCATCAcagagggagattccataacccctttcttctctttttaaaagttttttattgaatgttttatttacctacatttcagatatcatcccctttccccatttgccttccctagaaccccaatcccatccccccctcctcctttatgcttttataccattttaattacatgcatgtattaaggcccgttctaggctgaggaactagcaatacaacagatgcaaatagtcaaggaacgaacaagacaataaacacaaatagtcagttCCACAAACACTCCTgtgttcactgtttctaagggcttatcgggatgaccaaagtatctgagcctactttcctgtcctagcccaaagtcattttcatgtcttccttgttctagcctaagatttagattcctgcctgaaattacttccttgttgtagcctaagatttatagtcctgcctgaaattacttctttgttctagcctaatgtcagattcctgcctgaaacccacttccttgtccttggccaatttcatattcctgccaagcagcccatttccttatccttggcccatgtcagattcttgccaaatagccccccaaaggctctccgcctcttccccccccactccccccccagtcccttttatttttttcattaacaagacttagtctgttaggtcattctgaaaagaatgccttccttacacatcatggaatatgcattatccaaagcagtgCACTTCCGTctttggttggtaaggctctgtgcagaatctcacCCAACCTTAGCTTGCCagcatgttaatttaataactctgtctgggggtccattttcaggttcaagctatgtacttggctgccaacatgttgatgttgttgaagagaagctttaacatgatgggcaggaataaaagtattccccaGACAAAAAGgcctagcatgatcaagctatatgggCCAtccttgaagcttgaccaaaatagagaTACCGACCTCAGGCCacgggtaattttatctgcagtatctactgctcagaagagcagcattcttgGAATTCATAAActccctatgtattgttaaaccatccagagaggtggtagaattgtgccaaatacactacaagtgtctttaaactttttcctaattatgatGACTACCACTGTCAAtcttagaactaacatgaatccaaaggtatttggcatgacatgcgagatggctccttacccttaaattctgaacctccttccaataatttgaataggataaagagcatcaatccgttcttccaaatgcctatctaaatcctcttgcatattcaacacattagtaacattttttgctaaatgattaacaaaagtagctgccttagcttcttgtgtcacagcaattgcagaagcagtggtgctagcaattaatgtaattaaagctgttataccagcaatagtcaagcccactaccctcctGTATCTGCTAAAAGCCTgagtcacttcttccagtacttgcaagatacttttaaaataccgAGGTTCTGTGACACTCAGGGCACGAAAACAAAAGCTGGCTGGTAGACCTCCATagctgacatgctggatttcaaaacacaaacacaattaggaGGTGTACAATCAattcaacttacattaaatactgtagaagaaacaaaagtatttttcacTTGGCAATTAAAAGA harbors:
- the LOC117701285 gene encoding testis-specific Y-encoded protein 1 — its product is MESPEEGSVSMAPQEFRELELLESRLLEGEAQVQAPEQSPGAPAGDNQMVKPLVIGGPVEDGVSLAEVVHHPDTCEEGDEAAIGELKVTEVVDVKNEGEEVKEHKQEGEQDQQPELEKDPEQACDSKDQHAIQRLPQSSGGPTEGRSKIEELELLQLELSFVNARCSGALARIKARVAKARGPYFQRRKTIIQGIPGFWAKAIMNHPQMSSIISSQDEDLLGYMLSLEVEYNPGLRMYRMMFSFSENPYFRNDIVTKDYELSIIGYKESDSSTIEWIGQAEHGYANCMQDTTRLTFFNWFCAHKFPGSNRIAEIIMDDLWPNPLYYYPKEDHS